The following proteins are co-located in the Anas platyrhynchos isolate ZD024472 breed Pekin duck chromosome 1, IASCAAS_PekinDuck_T2T, whole genome shotgun sequence genome:
- the CHRM2 gene encoding muscarinic acetylcholine receptor M2 isoform X2, with amino-acid sequence MNNSTYINSSTENVMALESPYKTVEVVFIVLVAGSLSLVTIIGNILVMVSIKVNRHLQTVNNYFLFSLACADLIIGIFSMNLYTLYTVIGYWPLGPVVCDLWLALDYVVSNASVMNLLIISFDRYFCVTKPLTYPVKRTTKMAGMMIAAAWVLSFILWAPAILFWQFIVGGRTVPDKDCYIQFFSNPAVTFGTAIAAFYLPVIIMTVLYWQISRASKSRIKKGKKEAAQNQDPVSPSLVQGKIVKPNNNNIPTSGDGLEHNKIQNGKTTGETAMENCVQGEEKDSSNDSTSVSVVASNMKEDESAKDASQTFASQDHLKVENSKLTCIRIVTKSQKGDSCAPTNTTVEIVGTNGEEKQNSVARKIVKMTKQPAKKKPPPSREKKVTRTILAILLAFIITWTPYNVMVLINSFCTSCIPGTVWTIGYWLCYINSTINPACYALCNATFKKTFKHLLMCHYKNIGATR; translated from the coding sequence ATGAATAACTCAACATACATAAACTCTTCCACTGAAAATGTGATGGCTCTGGAGAGCCCCTATAAAACTGTTGAGGTGGTCTTCATTGTCCTGGTAGCAGGATCTCTCAGTTTAGTCACCATAATTGGGAACATCCTGGTCATGGTGTCAATCAAAGTCAACAGGCACCTGCAGACTGTCAACAACTATTTCCTGTTCAGCTTGGCCTGCGCAGACTTGATCATTGGCATCTTTTCCATGAACCTGTATACACTCTACACTGTGATAGGCTACTGGCCCTTAGGGCCTGTGGTGTGTGACCTCTGGCTGGCTCTTGACTATGTGGTCAGCAATGCCTCTGTAATGAACCTCCTTATTATCAGTTTTGACAGATACTTTTGTGTCACCAAGCCTCTGACATATCCTGTAAAGCGGACCACTAAGATGGCAGGCATGATGATTGCAGCTGCGTGGGTGCTGTCCTTCATCCTGTGGGCCCCTGCAATTCTCTTCTGGCAGTTCATAGTAGGAGGAAGGACTGTCCCTGACAAGGATTGCTATATCCAGTTTTTTTCCAACCCTGCTGTCACTTTTGGCACTGCCATTGCAGCTTTCTATTTACCTGTTATCATCATGACTGTTCTTTACTGGCAAATCTCTCGAGCCAGCAAGAGTCGgataaagaaagggaaaaaagaagctgCCCAAAACCAGGATCCAGTTTCCCCCAGCCTTGTTCAAGGTAAAATAGTGAAACCAAACAATAACAACATCCCAACCAGTGGGGATGGATTGGAGCACAACAAAATTCAGAACGGAAAAACCACTGGAGAAACTGCGATGGAGAACTGTGTtcaaggggaggagaaggacagCTCCAATGACTCCACCTCAGTCAGTGTGGTTGCATCCAACATGAAAGAGGATGAATCTGCCAAAGATGCCAGCCAGACTTTTGCTTCCCAAGACCATCTCAAAGTGGAGAACTCCAAGCTGACATGCATCAGGATAGTCACGAAGTCTCAAAAGGGTGACAGTTGTGCTCCCACAAACACCACCGTGGAGATAGTAGGCACcaatggagaggaaaaacagaatagTGTAGCCCGGAAAATTGTCAAGATGACAAAGCAGCCTGCCAAAAAGAAACCACCTCCTtctagagagaaaaaagtaACAAGGACCATTCTGGCTATCCTGCTGGCCTTCATCATCACCTGGACCCCATACAACGTGATGGTGCTCATCAACAGTTTCTGCACATCCTGCATCCCTGGTACTGTATGGACCATAGGTTACTGGCTCTGTTATATCAACAGCACCATCAACCCTGCTTGTTATGCGCTCTGCAATGCTACTTTCAAGAAGACGTTTAAGCACCTTCTTATGTGCCATTACAAGAATATAGGAGCTAcaaggtaa
- the CHRM2 gene encoding muscarinic acetylcholine receptor M2 isoform X1: MNNSTYINSSTENVMALESPYKTVEVVFIVLVAGSLSLVTIIGNILVMVSIKVNRHLQTVNNYFLFSLACADLIIGIFSMNLYTLYTVIGYWPLGPVVCDLWLALDYVVSNASVMNLLIISFDRYFCVTKPLTYPVKRTTKMAGMMIAAAWVLSFILWAPAILFWQFIVGGRTVPDKDCYIQFFSNPAVTFGTAIAAFYLPVIIMTVLYWQISRASKSRIKKGKKEAAQNQDPVSPSLVQGKIVKPNNNNIPTSGDGLEHNKIQNGKTTGETAMENCVQGEEKDSSNDSTSVSVVASNMKEDESAKDASQTFASQDHLKVENSKLTCIRIVTKSQKGDSCAPTNTTVEIVGTNGEEKQNSVARKIVKMTKQPAKKKPPPSREKKVTRTILAILLAFIITWTPYNVMVLINSFCTSCIPGTVWTIGYWLCYINSTINPACYALCNATFKKTFKHLLMCHYKNIGATRFHFPSER, from the exons ATGAATAACTCAACATACATAAACTCTTCCACTGAAAATGTGATGGCTCTGGAGAGCCCCTATAAAACTGTTGAGGTGGTCTTCATTGTCCTGGTAGCAGGATCTCTCAGTTTAGTCACCATAATTGGGAACATCCTGGTCATGGTGTCAATCAAAGTCAACAGGCACCTGCAGACTGTCAACAACTATTTCCTGTTCAGCTTGGCCTGCGCAGACTTGATCATTGGCATCTTTTCCATGAACCTGTATACACTCTACACTGTGATAGGCTACTGGCCCTTAGGGCCTGTGGTGTGTGACCTCTGGCTGGCTCTTGACTATGTGGTCAGCAATGCCTCTGTAATGAACCTCCTTATTATCAGTTTTGACAGATACTTTTGTGTCACCAAGCCTCTGACATATCCTGTAAAGCGGACCACTAAGATGGCAGGCATGATGATTGCAGCTGCGTGGGTGCTGTCCTTCATCCTGTGGGCCCCTGCAATTCTCTTCTGGCAGTTCATAGTAGGAGGAAGGACTGTCCCTGACAAGGATTGCTATATCCAGTTTTTTTCCAACCCTGCTGTCACTTTTGGCACTGCCATTGCAGCTTTCTATTTACCTGTTATCATCATGACTGTTCTTTACTGGCAAATCTCTCGAGCCAGCAAGAGTCGgataaagaaagggaaaaaagaagctgCCCAAAACCAGGATCCAGTTTCCCCCAGCCTTGTTCAAGGTAAAATAGTGAAACCAAACAATAACAACATCCCAACCAGTGGGGATGGATTGGAGCACAACAAAATTCAGAACGGAAAAACCACTGGAGAAACTGCGATGGAGAACTGTGTtcaaggggaggagaaggacagCTCCAATGACTCCACCTCAGTCAGTGTGGTTGCATCCAACATGAAAGAGGATGAATCTGCCAAAGATGCCAGCCAGACTTTTGCTTCCCAAGACCATCTCAAAGTGGAGAACTCCAAGCTGACATGCATCAGGATAGTCACGAAGTCTCAAAAGGGTGACAGTTGTGCTCCCACAAACACCACCGTGGAGATAGTAGGCACcaatggagaggaaaaacagaatagTGTAGCCCGGAAAATTGTCAAGATGACAAAGCAGCCTGCCAAAAAGAAACCACCTCCTtctagagagaaaaaagtaACAAGGACCATTCTGGCTATCCTGCTGGCCTTCATCATCACCTGGACCCCATACAACGTGATGGTGCTCATCAACAGTTTCTGCACATCCTGCATCCCTGGTACTGTATGGACCATAGGTTACTGGCTCTGTTATATCAACAGCACCATCAACCCTGCTTGTTATGCGCTCTGCAATGCTACTTTCAAGAAGACGTTTAAGCACCTTCTTATGTGCCATTACAAGAATATAGGAGCTAcaag GTTTCACTTCCCTTCTGAAAGATAG